The DNA sequence TTTTAGACTTGATGTAAAAGATATTTATTCATTGAATATTTGAGATTGGAAGCTATAAATTTTCACTCCATCTTGTAACCAGCAATCAGGAGATAATCCTGCTTTCATGCAAGTGTTGGCCAGAAATTCTTCAGTGTCCCACTTCCATTCCACAGGAACTTGAGGAAGAAGCAAACCGCGGTAAACTCCCATTTCAACAATAAGGCCATCTTCGCCCAGTTTGATTTTTTTCAAATAGTCGATCGGTTTTTGAACTGACATTAGGACTGGTTTGGTAAGAACACTCACCTCCACTTGGATAAGTTTCATCTCATCTGGCGTTACTCTGGGAAAACGGGGGTCACCAGTAGCTGCACCGATGGCAACTTCTATAACTGCCTCTGTCAAGGGTTTAATTGGTTCGGGAAATCCAATGCAACCCCTTAATTCCCCATCTCGGTGGAGTGTGACAAAAACACCCCTTTCCTCTTTTAAGTGAGGGTTAATATCTTGAGGAACATTTATGATCCTTCCATCGTTTAAGTAAGTTTCAATTGCAGATCTGGCTAATTTTACCAGAAACTGTCCATCATCAGTATTTATCATTTACTGGGCACCACCTACTGTTGCTTGGCTGACCCTGGTGTGAGGCCCTCCATCTCCGACAGGAGCGGTTTGTCCAGCTTTACCACAAAATCCAACCCCCATGTGGAAATCCGAACCAACAGCATCCACTTTTTGCAGTATTTCTAGTATGTTGCCTGAAAGAGAAACATCTCGAAGTGGATCTGTTACTTCCCCATTTTCAATCATAAATGATTCAGCAGCATTAAACTGGAAAACACCTTTGCCAGTGTCTACTTGACCACCTCTAGACCCTTTAAGGTATATTCCATTTTTTATATCCTCAACGAGCTCATCAAAATTCATCTTTCCAGGTTTAAGGTAAGTATTGCTCATACGAACAATAGGTTGGTCTCCAATTCCTGAACGTGCATTCCCACTGGACTGGATATTTAGTTTAGCAGCAGTTTCCCTGGAGCTTAAAAGAGATACTAATTTCCCTTCATCGACTAATACATTTTTACTCACTTTTACTCCCTCCGCATCGTAGGCATAGTATCCGAATGCATCCATACTGGCATCATCGATGATAGTAACTAGAGGTGATCCAATCTGGGCTCCGATTTTACCTTTAAGAATTGAATCATTCTGAAGTATGAGGTCAGCCTCAGATGCATGACCTAATGCTTCGTGGATGAAAACACCAGTGAGTTCTGAATCCATTATTATGGGAAAGCGTCCTGACGGCGGAAGATTAGCATCTAGTAGTCTTATTGCCTTATTAGCAGCAGTTCTTCCCATTAATTCCAGATCCTCTTTTTCAATAACCTCAAACCCCTTGGCACCACCAGTACTTTTATGTCCAAACTGAATGCCATTTTCTGATGCTGCCACTGCATTCAGAAACAGGGCCACCCGATTTTCTTCCATTTGTATTGATGACCCTTCTGAGTTCAAAAAATAAGTGGTGCCTTCAGTGTCAACGTAGTTGACTGTGGTGCTTACCACTTTTTCCAAGTTAGCTGCTTGTTCAACCTCAGTCATGGCCAATTTTTTATCTTCAAGAGGAACATCAGAAAGTTTAATCCGAGCATTGGACCTTACTTTGTCAGTTCTAATTTCTGCGGGAGCTAGTTCAACATCACTGGAAAGAGAGTTGGCCAGTTTCAAGGCAGATTCAATTAGATTATCCAGCCGATTTAACTGGTTAGTATATGAAAACCCCCATGCACCATGTTTTAAAACACGCAAACATATACCTTGATCTGAACCTGATCGTATCTCCTGGATTTTTCCATCTTTCATAACAATTACAGTGTTATCACTCTCATTGACTCTTATATCCGCATAGTCTACATGTTTTTCAACTGACTTTAATGTTTTATCCAGTAAGTCCAGATCTAACTCTTTTCTCATGGTATCTCCATTTTTGATATGATCTTCATGACATATAATTTTATGATATTATTTTTTATTATGGTTTAACAAATAATTAGTTAAGATTAGAGATTTTATTGTTAAGGTTATAATATATGAATTTAAGTATGAATTTAGGGCAGAATTATAAATTATTATCCGAAAAAAATATGATATACAATAGTTCTGTTTAAATAGCTTAGAAATCATAAATGTTATGTCATTCCCTTGATAATACTTTTATTATTTATTAAAAAGCACCGGTTGTGAAAAAAGTGAAGACCATTGAGGAAATAAACCAAAAAATCAAAGACGGGGATGCAGTTGTGATCACTGCTGGTGAGATGACCCGTATTGTGCAAGAAAATGGTGCAGAAGAAGCTGCAAAAGAGGTGGATGTGGTAACCACCGGAACATTCGGCGCTATGTGTTCTTCAGGTGCTTTTTTCAACTTCGGACATTCAGACCCGCC is a window from the Methanobacterium sp. genome containing:
- a CDS encoding TIGR00296 family protein — its product is MINTDDGQFLVKLARSAIETYLNDGRIINVPQDINPHLKEERGVFVTLHRDGELRGCIGFPEPIKPLTEAVIEVAIGAATGDPRFPRVTPDEMKLIQVEVSVLTKPVLMSVQKPIDYLKKIKLGEDGLIVEMGVYRGLLLPQVPVEWKWDTEEFLANTCMKAGLSPDCWLQDGVKIYSFQSQIFNE
- a CDS encoding TldD/PmbA family protein, which encodes MRKELDLDLLDKTLKSVEKHVDYADIRVNESDNTVIVMKDGKIQEIRSGSDQGICLRVLKHGAWGFSYTNQLNRLDNLIESALKLANSLSSDVELAPAEIRTDKVRSNARIKLSDVPLEDKKLAMTEVEQAANLEKVVSTTVNYVDTEGTTYFLNSEGSSIQMEENRVALFLNAVAASENGIQFGHKSTGGAKGFEVIEKEDLELMGRTAANKAIRLLDANLPPSGRFPIIMDSELTGVFIHEALGHASEADLILQNDSILKGKIGAQIGSPLVTIIDDASMDAFGYYAYDAEGVKVSKNVLVDEGKLVSLLSSRETAAKLNIQSSGNARSGIGDQPIVRMSNTYLKPGKMNFDELVEDIKNGIYLKGSRGGQVDTGKGVFQFNAAESFMIENGEVTDPLRDVSLSGNILEILQKVDAVGSDFHMGVGFCGKAGQTAPVGDGGPHTRVSQATVGGAQ